One part of the Arabidopsis thaliana chromosome 1 sequence genome encodes these proteins:
- the MC1 gene encoding metacaspase 1 (metacaspase 1 (AMC1); FUNCTIONS IN: cysteine-type endopeptidase activity; INVOLVED IN: proteolysis, induction of apoptosis; LOCATED IN: chloroplast; EXPRESSED IN: 23 plant structures; EXPRESSED DURING: 15 growth stages; CONTAINS InterPro DOMAIN/s: Zinc finger, LSD1-type (InterPro:IPR005735), Peptidase C14, caspase catalytic (InterPro:IPR011600); BEST Arabidopsis thaliana protein match is: metacaspase 2 (TAIR:AT4G25110.1); Has 1179 Blast hits to 1148 proteins in 266 species: Archae - 3; Bacteria - 262; Metazoa - 3; Fungi - 268; Plants - 419; Viruses - 0; Other Eukaryotes - 224 (source: NCBI BLink).), translating to MYPPPPSSIYAPPMLVNCSGCRTPLQLPSGARSIRCALCQAVTHIADPRTAPPPQPSSAPSPPPQIHAPPGQLPHPHGRKRAVICGISYRFSRHELKGCINDAKCMRHLLINKFKFSPDSILMLTEEETDPYRIPTKQNMRMALYWLVQGCTAGDSLVFHYSGHGSRQRNYNGDEVDGYDETLCPLDFETQGMIVDDEINATIVRPLPHGVKLHSIIDACHSGTVLDLPFLCRMNRAGQYVWEDHRPRSGLWKGTAGGEAISISGCDDDQTSADTSALSKITSTGAMTFCFIQAIERSAQGTTYGSLLNSMRTTIRNTGNDGGGSGGVVTTVLSMLLTGGSAIGGLRQEPQLTACQTFDVYAKPFTL from the exons ATGTACCCGCCACCTCCCTCAAGCATCTACGCTCCTCCGATGCTGGTGAATTGCTCCGGTTGCCGGACGCCTCTCCAGCTCCCATCCGGCGCCCGATCTATTCGCTGCGCTCTCTGCCAGGCTGTTACTCATATCGCCGACCCTCGCACCGCCCCTCCTCCGCAACCTTCCTCCGCCCCTTCTCCGCCTCCCCAAATCCACGCGCCTCCCGGTCAGCTGCCTCACCCCCATGGCAGGAAGAGGGCCGTGATCTGTGGCATCTCGTATCGTTTCTCTCGCCACGAGCTCAAAGGCTGCATCAACGACGCCAAGTGCATGCGTCACCTTCTCatcaacaaattcaaattctcCCCAGATTCAATTCTCATGCTTACCG AGGAAGAAACTGATCCATATCGTATCCCGACCAAGCAAAACATGAGGATGGCATTGTATTGGCTCGTACAGGGATGCACAGCAGGCGACTCACTTGTCTTCCACTACTCTGGTCATGGTTCGCGTCAAAGAAACTACAACGGTGATGAAGTTGATGGCTATGATGAAACACTCTGTCCTCTGGATTTTGAAACTCAGGGGATGATTGTAGACGATGAGATCAACGCAACCATTGTACGCCCTCTTCCACATGGTGTCAAGCTCCATTCAATTATCGATGCTTGCCATAGTGGTACCGTTCTGGATTTACCCTTCCTATGCAGAATGAACAG AGCTGGGCAGTATGTGTGGGAGGATCATCGGCCTAGGTCAGGTTTGTGGAAAGGAACTGCTGGTGGAGAAGCCATTTCAATTAGTGGATGTGATGATGATCAGACTTCGGCCGACACATCA GCGCTGTCGAAGATCACGTCTACGGGTGCTATGACTTTCTGTTTTATTCAAGCAATTGAACGCAGCGCACAAGGCACAACCTATGGAAGCCTTCTGAATTCTATGCGCACCACAATAAGGAATACAGGGAATGATGGTGGTGGTAGTGGTGGAGTTGTGACGACTGTGCTGAGCATGCTTCTGACAGGGGGAAGTGCGATTGGGGGATTAAGACAG GAGCCTCAACTGACTGCTTGCCAAACATTCGATGTCTATGCAAAGCCTTTCACTCTCTAG
- a CDS encoding ferredoxin-like protein (ferredoxin-related; FUNCTIONS IN: molecular_function unknown; INVOLVED IN: biological_process unknown; LOCATED IN: endomembrane system; EXPRESSED IN: 23 plant structures; EXPRESSED DURING: 15 growth stages; Has 54 Blast hits to 54 proteins in 11 species: Archae - 0; Bacteria - 0; Metazoa - 0; Fungi - 0; Plants - 54; Viruses - 0; Other Eukaryotes - 0 (source: NCBI BLink).) → MKNEISILELILLFLSLSSVLASSKLHGNSAHEMVSILNQNRTARKLGKLNESPGLGCMALQYVELCEGNCNVNNTLSCEHPEDDFTQVFAPNCGVELPTFGTITGHILGCSSKYAAPEVAFSDILFRDSSALSVLRNRSHTEVGVGMARLHKGTFFWCLLFSDGVKNSSFVLEDNGRGIKQRTGCYSGSAFPCSSNAHMICMRLLNSFLGLLFSSFCLFEKHLKF, encoded by the exons ATGAAGAACGAAATCAGCATTTTGGAGTTgattttactgtttctgtCACTCTCATCAGTGCTAGCTAGCTCCAAATTGCACG GAAACTCAGCTCATGAAATGGTGAGCATCTTGAACCAGAACAGAACAGCTCGGAAACTAGGCAAACTAAATGAGAGTCCCGGTCTTGGCTGCATGGCCCTCCAGTATGTTGAGCTCTGCGAGGGGAATTGCAATGTCAACAACACTCTCAGCTGTGAACACCCTGAAGACGACTTCACTCAGGTGTTTGCCCCAAACTGTGGTGTAGAACTCCCCACTTTTGGTACCATAACTGGCCATATCCTCGGCTGCAGCTCTAAGTATGCAGCACCAGAAGTCGCTTTCTCAGACATTCTCTTTAGAGATAGCAGTGCGTTGTCGGTGCTCAGAAACAGGTCGCATACCGAGGTTGGAGTGGGAATGGCTAGGTTGCATAAAGGTACCTTCTTTTGGTGTCTTCTCTTTAGCGATGGTGTGAAAAACTCCTCCTTTGTACTGGAAGATAACGGCCGGGGTATCAAACAAAGAACAGGCTGCTACAGCGGAAGTGCTTTTCCTTGCAGCAGCAACGCACACATGATTTGTATGCGCCTTCTGAACAGCTTTCTGGgacttctcttctcttccttctgtCTATTCGAGAAACACCttaaattttga
- a CDS encoding Fatty acid hydroxylase superfamily (Fatty acid hydroxylase superfamily; FUNCTIONS IN: oxidoreductase activity, iron ion binding, catalytic activity; INVOLVED IN: oxidation reduction, fatty acid biosynthetic process; LOCATED IN: endoplasmic reticulum; EXPRESSED IN: 12 plant structures; EXPRESSED DURING: 6 growth stages; CONTAINS InterPro DOMAIN/s: Fatty acid hydroxylase (InterPro:IPR006694), Uncharacterised protein, Wax2 C-terminal (InterPro:IPR021940); BEST Arabidopsis thaliana protein match is: Fatty acid hydroxylase superfamily (TAIR:AT2G37700.1); Has 35333 Blast hits to 34131 proteins in 2444 species: Archae - 798; Bacteria - 22429; Metazoa - 974; Fungi - 991; Plants - 531; Viruses - 0; Other Eukaryotes - 9610 (source: NCBI BLink).), which produces MASRPGALTEWPWSPLGSFKYLLVAPLVMASMHSYVTAVDEEKDLSRLMIVVLMLWRIVHSQIWISVSRQRTAKGTNKIVDKPIEFEQVDRERTWDDQVIFNTLLMYLANIKLPGASHLPPWRLDGAILMALLHAGPVEFLYYWFHRALHHHFLYSRYHSHHHSSIVTEPITSVVHPFAEHIAYTLLFAIPMVTASLCGILSIVSIMGYITYIDFMNNMGHCNFELFPKRLFHLFPPLKFLCYTPSFHSLHHTQFRTNYSLFMPIYDFIYGTTDNLTDSLYERSLEIEEESPDVIHLTHLTTHNSIYQMRLGFPSLSSCPLWSRPPWYLTCFMWPFTLLCSFALTSAIPLRTFVFERNRLRDLTVHSHLLPKFSFHRHHESINTIIEEAILEADEKGVKVMSLGLMNNREELNGSGEMYVQKYPKLKIRLVDGSSMAATVVINNIPKEATEIVFRGNLTKVASAVVFALCQKGVKVVVLREEEHSKLIKSGVDKNLVLSTSNSYYSPKVWLVGDGIENEEQMKAKEGTLFVPFSHFPPNKLRKDCFYQSTPAMRVPKSAQNIDSCENWLGRRVMSAWKIGGIVHALEGWEEHDCGNTCNVLRLHAIWEAALRHDFQPLPPSPL; this is translated from the exons ATGGCGTCGAGGCCCGGAGCTCTTACGGAGTGGCCATGGAGTCCCCTTGGTAGCTTCAAGTACCTCTTGGTGGCCCCGTTGGTGATGGCGAGCATGCACTCGTACGTGACGGCTGTGGATGAGGAGAAAGACCTCAGCAGACTTATGATAGTCGTGTTGATGCTGTGGAGAATAGTTCACAGCCAGATATGGATCAGCGTGTCTCGCCAGAGGACGGCTAAGGGAACGAACAAGATCGTGGACAAGCCCATTGAGTTTGAGCAAGTGGACCGAGAGCGCACTTGGGACGACCAAGTCATCTTCAACACTCTCCTCATGTATCTCGCAAACATCAAGCTCCCAGGCGCCTCCCACCTTCCCCCATGGAGGCTAGACGGGGCCATCCTCATGGCTCTACTTCACGCTGGTCCCGTCGAGTTTCTCTACTACTGGTTTCACAGagctctccaccaccattTCCTCTACTCTCGCTACCATTCTCACCACCACTCCTCCATTGTCACCGAGCCCATCACGT CTGTGGTGCACCCCTTCGCCGAGCACATCGCCTACACACTACTCTTTGCCATACCTATGGTAACGGCGTCCCTGTGTGGGATCCTCTCCATCGTTTCCATCATGGGATACATTACTTACATTGACTTCATGAACAACATGGGACATTGCAACTTCGAGCTTTTCCCTAAGCGTCTCTTCCACCTCTTCCCTCCCCTCAAGTTCCTCTGTTACACCCCCTC GTTTCACTCGCTCCACCACACGCAGTTCCGGACCAACTACTCTCTGTTCATGCCAATATACGACTTCATCTACGGGACGACTGATAATTTGACCGACTCACTATACGAGAGGTCGTTGGAGATAGAGGAAGAATCACCCGACGTCATCCACCTCACTCACCTCACCACACACAACTCCATCTACCAAATGCGCCTTGGTTTCCCGTCCCTCTCCTCTTGCCCCTTGTGGTCTCGACCCCCATGGTACCTCACATGCTTCATGTGGCCCTTCACTCTCCTCTGCTCATTTGCCCTCACTTCAGCTATCCCTTTGCGCACCTTTGTCTTTGAGCGAAACCGTCTCCGTGACCTCACCGTTCACTCTCACCTCCTTCCCAAGTTTTCCTTTCAC CGCCACCATGAGTCCATCAACACTATCATAGAGGAAGCTATCCTTGAAGCAGATGAAAAGGGTGTGAAAGTAATGAGTCTTGGCCTGATGAACAAT AGGGAGGAACTAAACGGGTCTGGAGAAATGTACGTGCAAAAGTATCCGAAGTTGAAGATAAGACTAGTGGACGGGAGCAGCATGGCAGCTACGGTGGTTATCAACAATATTCCAAAGGAAGCCACGGAAATTGTCTTTAGAGGAAATCTCACAAAGGTGGCTTCGGCTGTTGTCTTTGCTCTGTGCCAAAAGGGCGTCAAG gtGGTCGTGTTACGCGAGGAGGAACACAGCAAACTCATCAAATCTGGGGTTGACAAGAATCTGGTACTGTCTACAAGCAATAGTTATTACTCCCCAAAGGTGTGGTTGGTGGGGGATGGAATAGAGAACGAAGAGCAgatgaaagcaaaagaaggaACCCTCTTTGTTCCCTTTTCTCACTTTCCGCCCAACAAACTCCGCAAGGACTGTTTCTACCAGTCCACTCCAGCTATGCGTGTTCCCAAGTCTGCCCAAAACATCGACTCCTGTGAG aactgGCTGGGGAGGAGGGTGATGAGTGCATGGAAAATAGGAGGTATAGTGCATGCACTTGAGGGTTGGGAGGAGCATGACTGCGGCAACACTTGCAACGTCCTCCGTCTCCACGCCATATGGGAAGCTGCTCTTCGCCATGATTTCCAACCTCTCCCACCATCTCCTCTATGA
- a CDS encoding Fatty acid hydroxylase superfamily (Fatty acid hydroxylase superfamily; FUNCTIONS IN: oxidoreductase activity, iron ion binding, catalytic activity; INVOLVED IN: oxidation reduction, fatty acid biosynthetic process; LOCATED IN: endoplasmic reticulum; EXPRESSED IN: 12 plant structures; EXPRESSED DURING: 6 growth stages; CONTAINS InterPro DOMAIN/s: Fatty acid hydroxylase (InterPro:IPR006694), Uncharacterised protein, Wax2 C-terminal (InterPro:IPR021940); BEST Arabidopsis thaliana protein match is: Fatty acid hydroxylase superfamily (TAIR:AT2G37700.1); Has 2538 Blast hits to 2531 proteins in 532 species: Archae - 0; Bacteria - 866; Metazoa - 257; Fungi - 377; Plants - 504; Viruses - 3; Other Eukaryotes - 531 (source: NCBI BLink).), giving the protein MASRPGALTEWPWSPLGSFKYLLVAPLVMASMHSYVTAVDEEKDLSRLMIVVLMLWRIVHSQIWISVSRQRTAKGTNKIVDKPIEFEQVDRERTWDDQVIFNTLLMYLANIKLPGASHLPPWRLDGAILMALLHAGPVEFLYYWFHRALHHHFLYSRYHSHHHSSIVTEPITSVVHPFAEHIAYTLLFAIPMVTASLCGILSIVSIMGYITYIDFMNNMGHCNFELFPKRLFHLFPPLKFLCYTPSFHSLHHTQFRTNYSLFMPIYDFIYGTTDNLTDSLYERSLEIEEESPDVIHLTHLTTHNSIYQMRLGFPSLSSCPLWSRPPWYLTCFMWPFTLLCSFALTSAIPLRTFVFERNRLRDLTVHSHLLPKFSFHYKSQRHHESINTIIEEAILEADEKGVKVMSLGLMNNREELNGSGEMYVQKYPKLKIRLVDGSSMAATVVINNIPKEATEIVFRGNLTKVASAVVFALCQKGVKVVVLREEEHSKLIKSGVDKNLVLSTSNSYYSPKVWLVGDGIENEEQMKAKEGTLFVPFSHFPPNKLRKDCFYQSTPAMRVPKSAQNIDSCENWLGRRVMSAWKIGGIVHALEGWEEHDCGNTCNVLRLHAIWEAALRHDFQPLPPSPL; this is encoded by the exons ATGGCGTCGAGGCCCGGAGCTCTTACGGAGTGGCCATGGAGTCCCCTTGGTAGCTTCAAGTACCTCTTGGTGGCCCCGTTGGTGATGGCGAGCATGCACTCGTACGTGACGGCTGTGGATGAGGAGAAAGACCTCAGCAGACTTATGATAGTCGTGTTGATGCTGTGGAGAATAGTTCACAGCCAGATATGGATCAGCGTGTCTCGCCAGAGGACGGCTAAGGGAACGAACAAGATCGTGGACAAGCCCATTGAGTTTGAGCAAGTGGACCGAGAGCGCACTTGGGACGACCAAGTCATCTTCAACACTCTCCTCATGTATCTCGCAAACATCAAGCTCCCAGGCGCCTCCCACCTTCCCCCATGGAGGCTAGACGGGGCCATCCTCATGGCTCTACTTCACGCTGGTCCCGTCGAGTTTCTCTACTACTGGTTTCACAGagctctccaccaccattTCCTCTACTCTCGCTACCATTCTCACCACCACTCCTCCATTGTCACCGAGCCCATCACGT CTGTGGTGCACCCCTTCGCCGAGCACATCGCCTACACACTACTCTTTGCCATACCTATGGTAACGGCGTCCCTGTGTGGGATCCTCTCCATCGTTTCCATCATGGGATACATTACTTACATTGACTTCATGAACAACATGGGACATTGCAACTTCGAGCTTTTCCCTAAGCGTCTCTTCCACCTCTTCCCTCCCCTCAAGTTCCTCTGTTACACCCCCTC GTTTCACTCGCTCCACCACACGCAGTTCCGGACCAACTACTCTCTGTTCATGCCAATATACGACTTCATCTACGGGACGACTGATAATTTGACCGACTCACTATACGAGAGGTCGTTGGAGATAGAGGAAGAATCACCCGACGTCATCCACCTCACTCACCTCACCACACACAACTCCATCTACCAAATGCGCCTTGGTTTCCCGTCCCTCTCCTCTTGCCCCTTGTGGTCTCGACCCCCATGGTACCTCACATGCTTCATGTGGCCCTTCACTCTCCTCTGCTCATTTGCCCTCACTTCAGCTATCCCTTTGCGCACCTTTGTCTTTGAGCGAAACCGTCTCCGTGACCTCACCGTTCACTCTCACCTCCTTCCCAAGTTTTCCTTTCAC TATAAATCACAGCGCCACCATGAGTCCATCAACACTATCATAGAGGAAGCTATCCTTGAAGCAGATGAAAAGGGTGTGAAAGTAATGAGTCTTGGCCTGATGAACAAT AGGGAGGAACTAAACGGGTCTGGAGAAATGTACGTGCAAAAGTATCCGAAGTTGAAGATAAGACTAGTGGACGGGAGCAGCATGGCAGCTACGGTGGTTATCAACAATATTCCAAAGGAAGCCACGGAAATTGTCTTTAGAGGAAATCTCACAAAGGTGGCTTCGGCTGTTGTCTTTGCTCTGTGCCAAAAGGGCGTCAAG gtGGTCGTGTTACGCGAGGAGGAACACAGCAAACTCATCAAATCTGGGGTTGACAAGAATCTGGTACTGTCTACAAGCAATAGTTATTACTCCCCAAAGGTGTGGTTGGTGGGGGATGGAATAGAGAACGAAGAGCAgatgaaagcaaaagaaggaACCCTCTTTGTTCCCTTTTCTCACTTTCCGCCCAACAAACTCCGCAAGGACTGTTTCTACCAGTCCACTCCAGCTATGCGTGTTCCCAAGTCTGCCCAAAACATCGACTCCTGTGAG aactgGCTGGGGAGGAGGGTGATGAGTGCATGGAAAATAGGAGGTATAGTGCATGCACTTGAGGGTTGGGAGGAGCATGACTGCGGCAACACTTGCAACGTCCTCCGTCTCCACGCCATATGGGAAGCTGCTCTTCGCCATGATTTCCAACCTCTCCCACCATCTCCTCTATGA